In Flavobacterium piscisymbiosum, the sequence CGTAGTACTCGAAACACACTTAACCTAGATTAAGAAATGAAAAATGTGATTTTTATTTTTTTAAATTGATTATCTTAAAAATACAATTCTCATGTAGATTAAAATTATCCTTTAGGAAAAGTTTAGTAAAAAAAGAAACGATAATAATCTGAATATCAACTTATATATCGTTTCTTGAGAAAAAAATATTAATTGTAATCTTTGAATTAATAGTTCATCGGAATATCCATCAATAAAAATTCAGCATCTGTATTTGCCTGAATGTTTAGAGTATCAGTTCCTGAAATTCCAACAGCATCACGAGTGTTTAATTCCTGACCGTTGATGGTAACATTTCCTTTTAATATGAAAGCATAAACTCCGTTTCCTTCTTTTTTGATTTTGTATTCAGTAGATACACCTGAGTCAAAATTACCCATGTTAAACCAAGCATCCTGGTGAATCCAAACTCCCTCATCGTCAGCATTTGGAGATAAAATTTGAGCTAATTTATTGTGTCTGTCCGCAATATTCAAAGTTATTTGTTGGTAACGAGGATCTACATTTCTTTTGTTAGGAAACAACCAGATTTGCAATAATTTAGTTTGCTGATCTGCATTTGGGTTAAACTCACTATGCTGAACTCCAGTTCCTGCACTCATCACCTGAATATCTCCATTTTTGATGATTTCAGTATTTCCCATACTGTCTTTGTGCGCTAAATCTCCTTCAAGCGGAATCGTAATGATTTCCATATTATCGTGAGGATGAGTTCCAAAACCCATTCCGCCAGCAATTGTGTCATCGTTCAAAACACGAAGAGCTCCAAACTGAATTCTTTCCGGGTTGTACCAGCTTGCAAAACTAAAGCTATGATAAGCGTTAAGCCATCCGTGATTTGCGTTTCCTCTTGTTTCTGCTTTGTGTAATACTATATTTTCCATGATGATATGTGTTTTGTTATTTTTATAATACAAAGATACCATCAAGGTCAATGAAAGGCACTTAACCTAGATTAAGAAAAAAGATGCTAAGGTTCTGAGGGGCTAAGAGGCTAAGGTTTTTATGGAGCAGAAATTTTGGTTTTCAAAAGACGTCTGGTCCCGCTATTCCTTCCAATTTTTTATGTCCGCCGCGGCGGACACAAAAGGATTTCCAGTGCTATCGGGGCTAAATTAGAAGTTTCATTTTCAGAAGATGTATCGATGCAAAGCGACAAAGTAACCACGTAGCTTTGTCAATCTCGACGAAGGAGAGATCTCCGCAAGTAACTCCGCGCAGAAAGTCGCTAATCTTTGTAGAGTTTCTCGCGAAGATCTCTCCTTCGTCGAGATGACAAAATTATGCTTAGATAATTATATTGAAAGGGAAATAAAACGTTTTGTGACTTCGCGGGATCAAAAGAAGCTAAATTACTTAATCCTAATCAATTTTCCTTTTCCAACGACTTCATCAAGGTAGTTCGAAGTCGAACTTTGCTTGTCATGCATGTAAAATAAAATAGTGTCTTTTTTGATTTGATCTTTTGGAATACTTATGATTAAATCTCTATTGATAAAATTATCCAATAATATTACGTTGCCATACGAGATTTTTCCTTTTGGCAGATATTTGTTGTCAAACACAAAAACACTATCGTTAAAAGTAATTTTATCTTTTTGAACATAGACATTGTCATCTTGTATTAAATAATTATAACGGCCAGTAAGTTTGTCTGTTTGCTGGTTTGGAGTAATAAAAAACAGCGTTATTATTAAAGTCAGGTATTTCATACTATTTTTAGCTATATTGATTTATAAACTGCTGAACCACCGCATCTGTATTCTCATGACGTCTTTTCTTCTCTAATGCTATTGGCGGTGCAGCTCTTTCGAAACAATCTTTTACATCGCAGGTTTCGCAGGTAACACCCACAATTCTTTTTACCAAAGGTTTGCCTTCGATAAATTTGAATTTCTTTTTCATTGCCGGAGTAATCAGGATTCCAACAGAAATGCTGCGTATATTTTGTTCAATAAAAGGATCTTTTGTTGCTGACGAAAAAACCAAATATTCATTGCCACTATGTGCATAACTTGAAATTTGAGCATCAAAAAAATGAGGTTTATTTTGTTTAATGGCTTCGTCGATCGTTTTTACCGAAACCCATCTTCTGCAATAATGCTCGTCAGTTTCGTTGGCATGCGGTTCTTGCTGATTGGTAATATGTAATTCTTTTTTGATTTGATATTTATCAGAACCAATTTTATGGGACATTCTTAAAAAGAACAAGTTTTTAAGATGAAAATCCTTTGGCAATAAATTCGTCAGTCTCTGGTAGAAAGATTCTGGCGAAACTTCAAAACTCTCAATTAGCGATACAAATTCTTCAGGATTAGGTTTTTCGTTGTTTAAGAAATCATTGATTTTGCTGGCAACCAATTGTCTTGGCAATAACAAAGCTCCCGCAAAATACGAAGCATAAAAGTTGTGCAGAACCTGATCAAAATTTTCGAACTTAATCCAGCTAAAAGTCAGTAAGCGATCTGAAATTTTCAAATAATTATAGGCAATTTCTTTGGCTAAAATAAAAGCTTTCTGCGGATTATCTAGTTCTGTAGAGAGTAATAATGTTTTGCTTTTAGGAACATAAATAGAGCGTAAATCGCCCAAAGCTTCCTGTTCAGAAAACACTATTTCTTTTATTTTATAATCGTATTCTTCTTTTAATATAGCCTCTAATTCTTCGATAGTCACTTTAGAATCTAAATTGATTTGAAATGATTTCGAAAAAGAAATGACCTTTTCTTCCAGATCTTCGAAATAATTATTGTGTGCTTCCTGATACGATCGTAAAGCGGCCAAAAAGAAACTTTCACGACTTAAATTATAATGCTGCGCGATTTCGATAATCGTACTAATAAACGCATTGACCTTGGCTGGTGCATTGGCAATAATATCAATTAAATCAGCTTCCTGAATCCCGAAAAGCTCTAACGGAATTTCTTTTAAAATGCCAGATTTCAGGATTTCGCCAATCGGAGCGAGATTATTATCAAGTTTTAAAGACACCATTTGGTCATAACTTGTTTCTAAATGCTCGCACAGAAGTAAAATTTTATCTGTTTTTGGATATTTTTTTCCCTTTTCAATCTCGTTTAAGTACGATTTTGAAAGATTGGTC encodes:
- a CDS encoding pirin family protein, giving the protein MENIVLHKAETRGNANHGWLNAYHSFSFASWYNPERIQFGALRVLNDDTIAGGMGFGTHPHDNMEIITIPLEGDLAHKDSMGNTEIIKNGDIQVMSAGTGVQHSEFNPNADQQTKLLQIWLFPNKRNVDPRYQQITLNIADRHNKLAQILSPNADDEGVWIHQDAWFNMGNFDSGVSTEYKIKKEGNGVYAFILKGNVTINGQELNTRDAVGISGTDTLNIQANTDAEFLLMDIPMNY
- a CDS encoding helix-turn-helix domain-containing protein, translating into MDIEKDYIKLIFGLKLKQVRTQKNLSLFGLAKLTNLSKSYLNEIEKGKKYPKTDKILLLCEHLETSYDQMVSLKLDNNLAPIGEILKSGILKEIPLELFGIQEADLIDIIANAPAKVNAFISTIIEIAQHYNLSRESFFLAALRSYQEAHNNYFEDLEEKVISFSKSFQINLDSKVTIEELEAILKEEYDYKIKEIVFSEQEALGDLRSIYVPKSKTLLLSTELDNPQKAFILAKEIAYNYLKISDRLLTFSWIKFENFDQVLHNFYASYFAGALLLPRQLVASKINDFLNNEKPNPEEFVSLIESFEVSPESFYQRLTNLLPKDFHLKNLFFLRMSHKIGSDKYQIKKELHITNQQEPHANETDEHYCRRWVSVKTIDEAIKQNKPHFFDAQISSYAHSGNEYLVFSSATKDPFIEQNIRSISVGILITPAMKKKFKFIEGKPLVKRIVGVTCETCDVKDCFERAAPPIALEKKRRHENTDAVVQQFINQYS